A window of Babesia microti strain RI chromosome III, complete genome contains these coding sequences:
- a CDS encoding hypothetical protein (overlaps_old_locusTagID:BBM_III00320): MRQHLIAIQYLLIVYNVCCHWCMATRIISIYAFQFRQNLPKRVYKHIELTIDTNQPPEITLRYEEPDSLAPYKSALEIKNDYKPVRVKLAGAVKIKKIENFGHLATVGIDYGRNKIGVFTPKTSVTLYNDCDFWEKLKALLPKEPYQIVVGLPYQQYSPNIGAQNTSVDCADKNHLFYLPQILTCIDFASTLVTNLYNYYCETRDFQTNDQGQGVCYICRCQLCLIKGKHKSTAHPSDIICPEKFEIIDTTKLLVPPVFLSSESYSSTNSDVFSKNISYVKKFRRMDIHARSSCLIALGFEQNPHSSFYSLPSGNSLPLETGHRRLYLKALTKIAKRMTL; this comes from the coding sequence ATGAGACAACACTTAATTGCAATTCAGTATTTGCTAATCGTTTACAATGTATGTTGCCACTGGTGTATGGCAACGCGAATTATCAGCATTTATGCATTTCAATTCCGTCAAAATTTACCCAAAAGGGTCTATAAGCACATAGAACTTACAATAGATACGAATCAACCCCCGGAAATCACACTTAGATACGAGGAACCAGATAGTCTTGCACCATATAAATCGGCACTAGAGatcaaaaatgattataAACCAGTAAGAGTAAAATTAGCCGGGGCAgtaaaaatcaaaaaaattgaaaattttggccATTTGGCCACGGTGGGTATTGATTATGGGAGAAATAAAATTGGAGTGTTTACACCTAAAACCTCTGTCACGCTATATAATGATTGCGATTTTTGGGAAAAACTAAAGGCCCTCTTACCGAAAGAGCCTTATCAGATAGTTGTGGGTTTACCTTACCAGCAATATAGCCCAAATATAGGCGCCCAAAACACGAGTGTCGATTGTGCTGACAAAAACCACCTGTTTTATCTTCCACAAATACTAACTTGCATCGACTTTGCAAGCACTCTGGTTACCAACCTGTACAATTATTACTGCGAAACTAGGGATTTTCAGACTAATGACCAGGGCCAAGGTGTGTGTTACATCTGCAGATGTCAATTATGTCTCATTAAAGGTAAACACAAATCAACCGCACATCCATCGGACATAATTTGCCcagaaaaatttgaaataattgacacaactaaattattagtaCCTCCAGTGTTCCTATCATCAGAATCATACAGTTCCACAAACTCGGACgtattttcaaaaaacaTATCATATGTCAAAAAATTTCGGAGAATGGATATCCATGCCCGTAGCAGCTGTTTGATAGCCCTTGGGTTTGAACAAAACCCGCATAGTTCGTTCTACTCTCTGCCGTCAGGCAATTCTTTGCCGCTGGAAACCGGACACAGGAGGTTGTATTTGAAGGCGCTAACTAAAATAGCAAAACGGATGACATTGTAA